AAGCTCTAAAAGCCGGAGGGCTCTCCCTCCTCTTTCTTCATCTTGATCAAACCATTTGACCGCGACGGAACAGTCAATAACCATCTGTTGCATTAACGGGAATCCCTCATTTTGCGGATTAGATCCTCTGCTGTTTCGCCCGCTTTCATTTTAAAGGTGTGTTCGCGAAGATCGTCGATCTGTTCGCGTATCGATTTTTGGGGATTCTTTTTCAGGAAAGAACCGATCTCTCCCTGGTGTAAAAACTCCATAACAAGATCTTTAAGCAACTCGCTACGCCTTTTGTGACGGCTTTTGGCTGCCTTATCAAACTCCTCCAGAAGTTCCTGAGGCATTGAAATCATGACCTTAGCCATATTGCTATGTTAATGACTAATTATATAATATGTCAATACTCTATACAGCCTATTTGCCCTCTTCAGCCACCAGCTCCGAGCTTTTCTCCCCTTCCGCGAGCGAGACCCACTTGAACGGGTGCATATCTTCTCGATTGGGGAGGTACCCTTTTACGTACGGTTTTTGGAGGTAGATCTTGGTGTAGGTGTAGATCGGGATGACCGGCGCCTCCTCCAGAACGATCTGTTCTGCCTGGCGTAGCAGGGAGTAGCGCTTCGAGGTGACCGTTTCCTTCATCGCGTTTCTGATGAGGGTATCATACTGCGTATTGGACCAGCTCGTATGACTTATGGTGGAGTCGGAGGTCCAGAGATCGAGGAAGGTCATCGGGTCGGGGTAGTCGGCAATCCAGCCGGAGCGCGAGATCTCAAAGTTCTTGAGATTTTGCGTCTTCATGTACGACTTCCACTCCTCATTCCAGAGCTTCACATCAATACCCAGGTGCTTCTTCCACATCTGCTGAACGACCTGGGCGATCAGTTTATGTCGATCATCCGTATTGTAGTGAATGGAGATCGCAGGAAACGTTTTTGGATCCGAATAGCCGGCCTCAGTGAGAAGCCTCTTCGCCCTCTCCGGATCGAAACCGATCCCCTCGGCCCGCTCATACCCTTTCAGTCCCTCGGGAACGACATTGATCGATGGGATCATCGTGTTTTTCAAGAATTTTCCGACCAGTTCGTCTCGGTCAATCGCAAGGGAGAGGGCCTGGCGGACCCGGAGATCGTTCAATGGCGGTTTTTTGGTCTGGACGCGATAGAAGTAACTTCCGAGATACGGCGTCTGCACATACCCCTCTTCACCTTTCAGGGCGTCAGCCTTCACGACGGAGACCTCCCAGACAATGTCGATCTCTCCCCGTTCGTACATCTTGAGGGCGGTCTCCTTGTCCTCCATGGGATAGAAAACAACACCGGGAAGCTTCACCTGATCTGCCTCAAAATAGTCTGGATTTTTTGCAAGCGTAATTTCCTTGTAAGGGGTCCAGCTCTTCAGGAGAAACGGGCCATTGCTGACAATGTGTTCCGGTTGAGTCCACTTCGGTCCAAACTTTTCGACGACCCAGGACGGGACCGGTTTGAAGGCGTTGTACCAGAGGAGATCGAGAAAGTAGGGGGTTGGGGACTCCAGTGTTACTTGGAGCGTATGATCATCCAGCGCCTTGAATCCGAGGACGGCCGGGTCGGTGATCTTGCCGGCGTTATAGTCGCGTGCATTTTGGATCGGATACATTGAGTAGGCATACTTTGCAGCCGTCTTCGGATTCAGGACACGTTCCCAGGCATAGACAAAATCATGGGCCGTGACCGGACGTCCATCACTCCAGATCGCCTCTTTTCTCAAATGGAAGGTGTAAATGAGGTTGTCTTTCGAAATCCCCCAGTCCGTCGCCATTTCAGGAACGACGGGACCATCTTTTTGGGAATGCTGGACGAGTCCCGAAAAGAGATCGAGGATCACCCTGGTCTCCGGCACACCGGAGGCGAGTCCTGGGTCGATATATTCCGGTTCGCTGCTGAGTTGGAATCGAAGAAATCTCTTCTCGAGTTGTGACGATTCGTTTTGCGAGATTCCTTGCCCTGCTTTCTTGCTGCAGGCGATACTTCCGACGGAGAGTGCGATCAAGAGCAGGACCAGTTTTTTTGCATTTTCTGACTTCATAAACCCCCAGACTTTCCTTGACTTGGAATTTGTTTGACCTAGTTTCCCCTAGCATGGGGGTTGGGATCCTACAACGAATTCTTGGATCTTTCTTTATCATCTGGATCATCATGACCCTCTCCTTCTTTCTCATGCGGCTGGCTCCGGGCGGGCCATTCGATCAGGAAAGGAGCCTTCCGGAAGATGTGAAGAGAAATATTGAGGCGAAGTACCATCTCGATGAACCGCTGACGAAGCAGTATGTCCGTTATGTTCAGGGGATTCTCCTTCACGGCGACTTCGGGCCTTCCTTTAAATATGCCGATCGGAGCGTCAATGATTTCATCAAGGAGGGACTGCCGATTACACTCCAGCTTGGGTTTTATGCCCTTCTGGTGGCACTCGGGATCGGTCTTTCTCTTGGGATCGCTGCCTCTCTTCATCACAATACCCGTTGGGATTATCTGGCGATGGGGATCTCCATTATTGGGATCTCCATCCCGAATTTTGTGATCGGTCCGCTCCTCCAACTCCTCTTTGGATTGGAATTACGGTGGCTTCCGGTCGCCGGTTGGGAGGGATGGAAGAGCCAGATCCTCCCCTCTGTGACGTTAGGGATTATCTATGCCGCCTCGATTGCCCGGCTGACCCGCGGCGGGATGCTCGAGGTCATTGGCCAGGATTACATACGGACCGCGATTGCCAAAGGACTTCCAAGACGCCTTGTCGTTTTTCGTCATATGATTCGTGGTGGTCTCTTGCCGGTTGTCTCTTATCTCGGACCGGCGATTGCCTTTCTCTTTTCAGGTTCTCTCGTCGTTGAGAAGATTTTCAATATTCCCGGATTAGGACGGCATTTTGTTCAAAGTGCCATTAACCGGGATTATACGGTCACTCTGGGACTTGTGATTTTTTTCAGCGGGTTGATTCTTCTCTGCAACATGGTTGTGGATGTTTTGTATCTGATCATCGATCCGAGGTTGAGGAGATGATGGAATTGGAGCAGGGCACCAGTCTCTGGCAGGACGCCTGGCATCGCCTCTCAAGAAACAGGATGGCGGTCGCGAGTCTTTGTCTCATTTCGCTCTTCACCGGCCTTGCGCTACTCTCTCCCTGGATTGCCCCCTATCGATTTGATGAGATCAATTTTGAAGATATAGGACAATCTCCGACACTTCTCCACTGGTTTGGAACGGATGATCTGGGACGCGATCTTTTTACACGAGTTCTCCATGGACTTCGGATCTCGATGGCGGTCGGTTTCGTCGCAACCCTTGTTAGTTTAGTGATGGGTGTCCTTTGGGGATCGATTGCCGGTTTCACCGGTGGAAAAACCGATTCGATCATGATGCGGTTTGTCGATGTGATGTACAGTCTCCCCTACATGTTTTTTGTCATCATCCTCATGATGATTTTTGGCAGAAACATTGTTCTCCTCTTCGTTGCCCTGGGGGCGGTTTCATGGCTCACGATGGCGAGGATTGTACGCGGACAGGTCTTGTCGCTCAAACAAAAGGAATTTATCGAGGCGGCGCGGTCGATCGGTGTCAAGAAGAGAGATATCATCTTAAGACATCTGATCCCGAATGCCCTGGGGCCGGTCATTGTTTACACCACGCTCACGATTCCTCGCGTGATCCTCGAAGAGGCCTTTTTGAGTTTTTTAGGGCTTGGTGTTCAGGCACCGATGGCGAGTTTGGGATCGCTCACTTACGATGGGGCTCAGGCGATGGAACTCTACTCCTGGCAGATCATTTTTCCAAGCCTCGTATTGGCCGCGTTGCTATTTTCTCTGAATTATTTAGGGGACGGGCTCCGGGATGCGCTTGATCCAAGATTAAAGAGAGAATGAAACGGGAGAGGGGTCGGGGGTGAGGGGAAAAAAGCGATGTCTCTATTAAAAGTCACCGATCTTCAAACCGATTTCCGAATTCGCGGCGGTTTCATTCGTGCGGTCGATGGTGTTTCATTTTCAATCGAGGCGGGGGAGACACTTGGCATTGTTGGTGAGAGTGGCAGTGGAAAAAGTGTGACCTCTCTTTCTCTTCTGGGGCTCATCCCACAGCCCCCCGGTCGAATTACAGGAGGAACTGCCTATTTTGAAGGGAAGGATCTGCTTCAGCTTCCCGAAGAGGATCTTCGCAAGATCCGCGGCAACAAGATCGCCATGATCTTTCAGGACCCGATGACCTCTCTCAATCCTTTTCTGACCGTCGGCCGACAACTGACCGAGGTTTTGGAGATCCACCAAAACAAAGGTCACCGGGAGGCCCGCCGGCTCGCGATTGAAATGTTGGACCAGGTTGGAATTTCGGATGCCACAAGGCGGATCGATGCCTATCCCCACCAGTTAAGCGGTGGAATGCGTCAGCGTGTGATGATTGCGATCGCCCTGCTCTGTCGTCCTTCGCTTCTTATAGCGGATGAGCCAACCACCGCCCTGGACGTAACGATTCAGGCCCAGATCCTTGATCTCCTCCGAAAAATCCAGAGCGAGATGGGGATGGCGCTCATCCTCATTACGCACAACTTGGGCGTTGTGACGGGGATCTGCGATCGGGTTTTGGTTATGTACGCCGGGCATGTGGTTGAGGAAAGCCCTATGGGGTCGTTGTTCCAACACCCAAGACACCCGTATACCCGGGCCCTGCTCCGTTCTGTTCCTCGTTTGGATGAGGGGAAATCAGGGCGGTTGGAGGCGATTCGTGATCAGCCGCCCGATCTCTCCCGCTTGCCGGTTGGCTGTCGTTTTCATCCACGGTGTGATTTTGCCGTGGAGCGATGTTCTATCGAAGAGCCAACCCTTGATATTGTTACGGCAGGTCATCGATCGGCCTGCTGGAAGGCGGGAGAGGTATGAGCGAAATCCCTCTTCTTCTCCTTCAGGATCTCAAGGTGCATTTTCCGGTCAGCCGCGGTTTTTTTCTTAAATATCGGAAGGCGGTCGTCAAGGCGGTTGATGGAGTCAATCTTTCTGTCAGAAAAGGTGAGACCCTCGGAATTGTCGGTGAGAGCGGCTGTGGTAAGTCAACGCTGGCCCGGGCGATTTTGCAACTGATCAGGCCGACGACCGGTTCCGCCAATTTTGAAGGGTTCAATCTGGTCCAGCTTTCTCCGCGACAACTTCAGAAGAGGCGTCGTGACCTGCAGATGATCTTTCAGGATCCCTATGCCTCACTTGATCCACGCATGACCGTTGAAGAGATCGTTGCCGAGCCGCTTAAGACCTTTCGAATTGCCCGCGGAAAAAAATTGCGCGAAGAGGTTCGGGAGATCCTCGAAAAAGTGGGGTTGGATCCCAAATTCATGCGTCGTTATCCTCATGAATTCAGCGGTGGGCAGCGCCAACGGATCGGGATCGCCCGTGCCCTGGCCTTGAGGCCGAAATTGATCGTTGCGGATGAACCGGTTTCCGCCCTGGATGTCTCGATTCAGGCCCAAATATTAAACCTGCTCCTTGATCTGAAAGGGAAATTTCAGCTGACGTATATTTTCATTGCCCATGACCTGGCCGTGGTGCGTCATGTCAGCGACCGGATTGCTGTCATGTACCTTGGTAAAATTGTTGAGATCGGTTCCTCACAGCAGATCTGTGAAGAGCCCAAACATCCCTACACCCAGTCACTTCTTTCCGCCTCGCC
The genomic region above belongs to Deltaproteobacteria bacterium and contains:
- a CDS encoding ribbon-helix-helix protein, CopG family gives rise to the protein MAKVMISMPQELLEEFDKAAKSRHKRRSELLKDLVMEFLHQGEIGSFLKKNPQKSIREQIDDLREHTFKMKAGETAEDLIRKMRDSR
- a CDS encoding peptide ABC transporter substrate-binding protein, whose protein sequence is MKSENAKKLVLLLIALSVGSIACSKKAGQGISQNESSQLEKRFLRFQLSSEPEYIDPGLASGVPETRVILDLFSGLVQHSQKDGPVVPEMATDWGISKDNLIYTFHLRKEAIWSDGRPVTAHDFVYAWERVLNPKTAAKYAYSMYPIQNARDYNAGKITDPAVLGFKALDDHTLQVTLESPTPYFLDLLWYNAFKPVPSWVVEKFGPKWTQPEHIVSNGPFLLKSWTPYKEITLAKNPDYFEADQVKLPGVVFYPMEDKETALKMYERGEIDIVWEVSVVKADALKGEEGYVQTPYLGSYFYRVQTKKPPLNDLRVRQALSLAIDRDELVGKFLKNTMIPSINVVPEGLKGYERAEGIGFDPERAKRLLTEAGYSDPKTFPAISIHYNTDDRHKLIAQVVQQMWKKHLGIDVKLWNEEWKSYMKTQNLKNFEISRSGWIADYPDPMTFLDLWTSDSTISHTSWSNTQYDTLIRNAMKETVTSKRYSLLRQAEQIVLEEAPVIPIYTYTKIYLQKPYVKGYLPNREDMHPFKWVSLAEGEKSSELVAEEGK
- a CDS encoding ABC transporter permease subunit; the protein is MGVGILQRILGSFFIIWIIMTLSFFLMRLAPGGPFDQERSLPEDVKRNIEAKYHLDEPLTKQYVRYVQGILLHGDFGPSFKYADRSVNDFIKEGLPITLQLGFYALLVALGIGLSLGIAASLHHNTRWDYLAMGISIIGISIPNFVIGPLLQLLFGLELRWLPVAGWEGWKSQILPSVTLGIIYAASIARLTRGGMLEVIGQDYIRTAIAKGLPRRLVVFRHMIRGGLLPVVSYLGPAIAFLFSGSLVVEKIFNIPGLGRHFVQSAINRDYTVTLGLVIFFSGLILLCNMVVDVLYLIIDPRLRR
- a CDS encoding ABC transporter permease subunit, whose protein sequence is MMELEQGTSLWQDAWHRLSRNRMAVASLCLISLFTGLALLSPWIAPYRFDEINFEDIGQSPTLLHWFGTDDLGRDLFTRVLHGLRISMAVGFVATLVSLVMGVLWGSIAGFTGGKTDSIMMRFVDVMYSLPYMFFVIILMMIFGRNIVLLFVALGAVSWLTMARIVRGQVLSLKQKEFIEAARSIGVKKRDIILRHLIPNALGPVIVYTTLTIPRVILEEAFLSFLGLGVQAPMASLGSLTYDGAQAMELYSWQIIFPSLVLAALLFSLNYLGDGLRDALDPRLKRE
- a CDS encoding ABC transporter ATP-binding protein, which translates into the protein MSLLKVTDLQTDFRIRGGFIRAVDGVSFSIEAGETLGIVGESGSGKSVTSLSLLGLIPQPPGRITGGTAYFEGKDLLQLPEEDLRKIRGNKIAMIFQDPMTSLNPFLTVGRQLTEVLEIHQNKGHREARRLAIEMLDQVGISDATRRIDAYPHQLSGGMRQRVMIAIALLCRPSLLIADEPTTALDVTIQAQILDLLRKIQSEMGMALILITHNLGVVTGICDRVLVMYAGHVVEESPMGSLFQHPRHPYTRALLRSVPRLDEGKSGRLEAIRDQPPDLSRLPVGCRFHPRCDFAVERCSIEEPTLDIVTAGHRSACWKAGEV
- a CDS encoding dipeptide ABC transporter ATP-binding protein produces the protein MSEIPLLLLQDLKVHFPVSRGFFLKYRKAVVKAVDGVNLSVRKGETLGIVGESGCGKSTLARAILQLIRPTTGSANFEGFNLVQLSPRQLQKRRRDLQMIFQDPYASLDPRMTVEEIVAEPLKTFRIARGKKLREEVREILEKVGLDPKFMRRYPHEFSGGQRQRIGIARALALRPKLIVADEPVSALDVSIQAQILNLLLDLKGKFQLTYIFIAHDLAVVRHVSDRIAVMYLGKIVEIGSSQQICEEPKHPYTQSLLSASPIPDPVADKIRQEKRIILKGDLPSPLNPPSGCAFHTRCPFAWEDCKKVEPPLKEYESGHQTACHLMEEENLRRLTEASKTCRGR